Proteins found in one Brevibacillus brevis genomic segment:
- a CDS encoding carbohydrate ABC transporter permease: protein MGIIETVNRKSIRTKGQVRWLIHLFPLPALVIYTLFVVYPIFSAFLYSLYDWNGIKRGVFVGLQNFITLFTVEPFNEMFWNAFRHNVFYFVVEMIVQNGIAFGLAFLIYRKIRGSGFLKIAYFMPRLLSVIVIGFLWKLILNPNYGALNTILAKIGLGEWARPWLGDPDTALLAIILINCWFGIGFAMLIFLAGLQSIPEDLIEAARLDGATGLRMLWKMILPLCMPAITIMTIFTFIQAFEAFELVYAMQGSMGEPFYSTDTLAVYFYRMAFSSGAGDVTLGLGSALAVVLFFIVGSVSALSLYLMRKREVQH from the coding sequence GTGGGTATCATCGAGACGGTAAACCGAAAAAGCATTCGAACAAAGGGGCAAGTACGCTGGCTGATTCACTTGTTTCCACTGCCCGCACTTGTTATTTATACGTTGTTTGTCGTGTACCCGATCTTTTCGGCATTCTTATACAGTCTGTACGACTGGAATGGCATCAAGCGCGGGGTTTTTGTTGGACTGCAAAATTTCATTACGCTGTTTACGGTAGAGCCTTTCAACGAAATGTTCTGGAATGCTTTTCGGCATAACGTCTTCTACTTTGTGGTCGAAATGATTGTGCAAAATGGGATTGCCTTCGGTCTGGCTTTTCTCATCTATCGCAAAATACGAGGTTCCGGCTTTCTCAAGATTGCTTATTTCATGCCAAGGCTGTTGTCTGTTATTGTAATTGGTTTTTTATGGAAGTTAATATTGAATCCGAATTATGGGGCACTCAATACGATTTTGGCAAAAATTGGTCTAGGGGAGTGGGCCAGACCATGGCTGGGGGACCCAGATACAGCGCTTCTTGCGATTATTTTGATTAATTGTTGGTTTGGTATAGGCTTTGCCATGCTGATCTTTTTGGCGGGACTTCAGTCGATCCCGGAGGATTTGATCGAGGCGGCGAGATTGGATGGGGCAACAGGCTTGCGGATGCTGTGGAAAATGATTTTGCCGCTGTGCATGCCAGCGATTACGATTATGACGATATTTACGTTCATTCAGGCGTTTGAAGCGTTCGAGCTCGTCTACGCTATGCAAGGCTCGATGGGTGAGCCGTTTTATTCGACGGATACGCTAGCGGTTTACTTTTATCGCATGGCGTTTAGCAGCGGAGCTGGGGATGTCACACTTGGACTCGGTTCGGCATTGGCTGTCGTGTTGTTTTTCATCGTCGGATCTGTGTCGGCGTTGTCGCTCTATTTGATGAGGAAACGAGAGGTCCAACACTAA
- a CDS encoding NAD(P)/FAD-dependent oxidoreductase produces the protein MYDVIIIGGGPAGASAAIYTARGNLKTLVIDKAPGTGALALTHKIANYPGVEGEMTGKELLDKMRRQAEGFGAEFIQTTISAVDVEDEDKSIFTAHGTFQAKAVIVATGSKGRNRMLPGEEQLLGRGVSTCATCDGAFYEGKHVAVIGDTEEALEEAHALTKFTDKITFLVPRADLQGVDGLPELPNTEMRFRTRPLEIVGEKAVEGLRIRTAEGTEEMLSVDGVFVFLSGSKPGTDFLDGQVPLDEEGFMILDEFMQSSVPGVFGAGEVRKTPVKQAVVAAADGVIAAMAVDKYINKRSKVVPQYK, from the coding sequence ATGTATGATGTCATCATCATCGGGGGAGGACCAGCTGGTGCTTCCGCTGCCATTTATACAGCTCGTGGAAATCTAAAGACGCTCGTCATCGATAAGGCACCCGGAACAGGGGCGCTTGCCCTGACACATAAAATTGCCAACTACCCAGGGGTTGAAGGCGAGATGACTGGGAAAGAACTGTTGGATAAAATGCGCAGACAAGCGGAGGGCTTCGGTGCAGAATTCATCCAGACTACGATTTCTGCGGTAGACGTAGAGGATGAGGATAAAAGCATCTTCACGGCTCATGGTACTTTCCAAGCGAAGGCCGTGATCGTAGCGACTGGTTCCAAAGGGCGTAACCGTATGCTTCCAGGAGAAGAGCAATTGCTCGGACGAGGCGTGAGCACATGTGCGACATGCGACGGAGCTTTTTATGAAGGCAAGCATGTGGCGGTAATCGGTGATACGGAGGAAGCATTGGAAGAAGCACATGCACTGACCAAATTTACGGACAAGATCACCTTCTTGGTGCCGCGCGCTGATCTCCAAGGGGTAGATGGACTACCCGAACTGCCGAATACGGAAATGCGTTTCCGTACGCGCCCATTGGAAATAGTGGGAGAAAAAGCGGTCGAAGGGTTGCGCATTCGCACGGCAGAAGGGACGGAAGAAATGCTATCCGTAGACGGGGTCTTCGTCTTCCTGTCTGGCAGCAAGCCGGGTACCGATTTCTTGGATGGACAGGTTCCCCTCGATGAGGAAGGCTTTATGATTCTAGATGAGTTCATGCAGTCTTCTGTTCCAGGCGTATTTGGAGCGGGAGAGGTGCGCAAAACACCTGTGAAGCAAGCAGTAGTCGCTGCGGCAGACGGTGTCATTGCGGCTATGGCTGTAGACAAATACATCAACAAGCGTTCAAAAGTTGTCCCCCAATACAAATAG
- a CDS encoding N-acetylglucosamine kinase, with amino-acid sequence MQSSNAEKWFIGIDGGGSKTRAAICNKAGQVRAIVVGESSNPLSRSWGDVEATLRQLMDAVRIKAGAKEEEVASLFIGLGGADRPQIKERIQLAFANEWGERLLIDNDVIAALYAGTWGQPGVVLLAGTGSIACAFSKEGARHRVGGWGYLVGDEGSGFDLGKKAASAVLREYDGRGESTVLTQLFMDHYGVERPDELISLIYGGSNPRMELAKTSQLVEQAATLGDRVANTLIVQAVEDLLELADACLKKVQEPVPVVLAGGLLTANTILREQLIGRASFQTIIPTVPPVVGALVAAFTKLGVVVDEKMAEQLRISSEVPEKSHN; translated from the coding sequence GTGCAGTCAAGTAATGCGGAAAAGTGGTTTATCGGGATCGATGGGGGTGGGAGCAAAACCAGAGCAGCCATCTGCAATAAGGCGGGACAGGTTCGAGCAATTGTGGTGGGGGAGTCATCAAATCCGCTCTCTAGAAGCTGGGGGGATGTGGAGGCTACACTACGCCAACTCATGGATGCTGTGAGAATAAAGGCAGGTGCCAAAGAAGAGGAAGTAGCCAGTCTGTTTATTGGGCTTGGCGGTGCAGATCGTCCGCAGATCAAGGAAAGAATTCAGCTTGCCTTTGCCAATGAGTGGGGAGAACGGCTATTGATTGATAACGATGTAATCGCTGCCCTTTACGCAGGGACGTGGGGGCAGCCAGGCGTCGTACTCCTTGCTGGTACGGGCTCGATTGCCTGTGCCTTTTCAAAAGAGGGGGCGCGGCACCGTGTAGGCGGATGGGGGTATCTGGTAGGAGATGAGGGCAGCGGGTTTGATTTGGGCAAAAAAGCGGCAAGCGCCGTATTGCGCGAATACGATGGGCGCGGTGAGTCGACAGTACTGACACAACTGTTTATGGACCACTATGGCGTTGAGCGTCCTGATGAGCTGATCAGCCTGATCTACGGGGGAAGCAATCCGCGAATGGAGCTGGCAAAAACGAGTCAGCTCGTAGAACAAGCTGCAACACTAGGTGATCGGGTGGCGAATACATTGATCGTGCAAGCAGTGGAAGATTTGCTAGAATTAGCCGATGCTTGCTTAAAAAAGGTTCAGGAGCCTGTTCCAGTCGTTTTAGCGGGAGGATTGTTAACGGCCAATACAATCCTACGCGAACAACTAATTGGGAGAGCTTCGTTTCAAACGATCATTCCCACGGTACCCCCTGTCGTCGGAGCGCTGGTAGCGGCTTTCACAAAGCTGGGCGTAGTTGTTGACGAAAAAATGGCAGAGCAACTGCGTATCAGTTCAGAGGTACCGGAAAAATCGCACAATTAA
- a CDS encoding DUF3870 domain-containing protein, which translates to MNKNTVLTAGFAQIPKGTTLYEVSTMVGCVLIIDVDAEVICDASFTFVMDKTSEFLVSLLVGKTVADGMQEITKAIQERFLAPGQGAVLQAIRAAIERYHEKKA; encoded by the coding sequence ATGAACAAAAATACGGTACTGACAGCAGGCTTCGCCCAAATCCCCAAGGGAACTACCTTGTACGAGGTTTCAACCATGGTAGGCTGTGTACTCATCATTGATGTAGACGCCGAAGTGATTTGCGACGCCAGCTTTACCTTTGTCATGGACAAGACGAGTGAGTTTTTGGTGAGCTTGCTTGTAGGCAAGACAGTTGCAGATGGCATGCAGGAGATCACGAAGGCGATCCAAGAACGTTTTTTAGCACCTGGTCAGGGAGCTGTCTTGCAAGCCATCCGTGCAGCTATTGAGCGATATCATGAAAAAAAAGCGTAA
- a CDS encoding carbohydrate ABC transporter permease, giving the protein MKMTVGGRAIAYVLAYLFALIALYPIVLMLSSSLKTNMEIFASPLSLPKTFSLDTYKKLWEAVPFADFLWNSVFVSALSVLLITVFSAMAAFYLSRFSFTWTAGLYFFFIIGLMIPIKLGIVPLFLLMKNLGLLNSLWSLILIYTASGIPISVFILTGFFRTLPIELEEAARIDGCSHFQVFWRVLLPLIRPALATVVIINFIHAWNDFFFPLIFIQEEALKTIPVGMMVLFGEYETDWSLLFAGLTLSALPMIVVFLMASKQFMEGLTAGAVK; this is encoded by the coding sequence GTGAAGATGACTGTGGGTGGGAGAGCTATAGCTTATGTGCTGGCGTATTTATTTGCGTTAATCGCTCTATATCCGATTGTACTGATGCTTTCTTCTTCCTTGAAAACGAATATGGAGATATTTGCGAGTCCGCTTTCCCTTCCGAAGACGTTTAGTTTGGATACGTACAAAAAGCTGTGGGAAGCCGTGCCTTTTGCCGACTTTTTGTGGAACAGTGTATTCGTCAGTGCTCTATCTGTCTTGCTCATTACGGTTTTTTCAGCGATGGCGGCCTTTTACTTGTCGCGCTTTTCCTTTACATGGACAGCGGGGCTCTACTTCTTTTTCATTATTGGCCTGATGATTCCGATCAAGCTGGGGATCGTTCCCTTGTTTTTGCTGATGAAGAATCTCGGCCTCTTGAATTCTCTGTGGTCGCTGATTCTGATTTATACGGCGAGTGGCATTCCGATCTCTGTTTTTATTTTGACGGGCTTCTTTCGGACGTTACCCATTGAGCTGGAGGAAGCGGCGCGGATCGATGGATGCAGCCATTTTCAGGTGTTTTGGCGCGTACTCTTGCCGCTGATTCGTCCTGCCTTGGCTACGGTGGTCATTATTAATTTCATCCATGCGTGGAACGACTTTTTCTTCCCGTTGATTTTCATTCAGGAGGAAGCGCTCAAGACGATTCCGGTAGGCATGATGGTGCTGTTTGGAGAATATGAAACGGATTGGAGCCTGTTGTTTGCTGGGCTCACGTTGTCTGCTTTACCGATGATCGTCGTGTTTTTGATGGCATCGAAGCAGTTTATGGAGGGGTTGACGGCAGGTGCAGTCAAGTAA
- the nhaC gene encoding Na+/H+ antiporter NhaC — protein sequence MNKPLSFSQSIWVLVTVFGILFPALFWGKVEPHMPLFLATIGAATLLFLFGVPWKQMEEGLIKGIQTAIAPMLILSLIGILIGVWMMSGTVPMILHLGISLISPEYFTLSALFLTVIVSTVTGSSFTTVSTVGVAMMGVSTALGLDPLITAGAIICGACFGDKMSPLSDTTNFAAAIAGVSLSEHVKFMSRTAVPALVITAIFFGIQGQSASVNLDAIQEIQLALEQNFSLSLLSLLPAFVVLLCSALRKPILPTLVFGILSGIVTAALSEGVTSPVEWMTVMQKGFTSNIANEAVASIVDRGGLLSMTWSLALILIALSLGGILQYSGVFHALFSGFINRIKRDAEMVGLAGSSSILVNLLTGEQYLSILLPGQMFREAFTARRMAGRRLSRTLEDCGTLVNPLIPWGVSGAFFTATLHVSTVEYLPYVIYLWISPVLTFLFAMRRQKA from the coding sequence ATGAACAAGCCATTATCTTTTTCACAAAGTATTTGGGTGCTTGTCACCGTATTCGGAATCTTGTTTCCTGCCCTTTTCTGGGGAAAAGTTGAGCCGCATATGCCGCTCTTCCTCGCAACCATAGGAGCTGCCACTCTTCTCTTCCTGTTCGGCGTTCCGTGGAAGCAAATGGAGGAGGGCTTGATCAAAGGAATTCAAACCGCGATCGCCCCCATGCTGATTCTTTCCTTGATCGGCATTTTGATCGGGGTGTGGATGATGAGTGGGACCGTTCCGATGATTCTGCACCTCGGCATTTCGCTCATCTCACCGGAGTACTTCACACTCTCCGCCCTGTTTCTGACGGTGATCGTCTCGACTGTTACAGGAAGCTCTTTTACCACGGTTAGTACGGTAGGGGTCGCTATGATGGGGGTCTCCACTGCACTCGGACTTGATCCGTTGATTACAGCTGGAGCCATTATTTGTGGAGCTTGCTTTGGGGATAAAATGTCGCCGCTCTCCGACACGACCAACTTTGCAGCAGCCATTGCGGGCGTCTCCTTGTCGGAGCACGTCAAGTTCATGTCACGCACTGCCGTTCCTGCCCTTGTCATTACCGCGATTTTTTTCGGAATTCAAGGACAAAGCGCCAGCGTGAATCTTGACGCCATTCAAGAAATCCAGCTTGCTTTGGAACAAAACTTCTCGCTTAGCCTCTTATCGCTGCTGCCTGCATTCGTCGTCCTGTTATGCTCAGCGCTGCGAAAACCTATCTTGCCTACATTGGTATTCGGGATTTTGAGCGGGATTGTCACAGCTGCTCTTTCCGAAGGAGTTACCTCTCCGGTCGAATGGATGACTGTCATGCAAAAAGGCTTCACCAGCAATATCGCCAATGAAGCCGTTGCATCGATTGTAGACCGCGGTGGACTGTTGTCGATGACCTGGTCCCTCGCCTTGATTTTGATTGCCTTGTCTTTAGGCGGCATCCTGCAATACAGCGGTGTGTTTCATGCACTCTTTTCCGGATTCATCAATCGAATCAAACGGGACGCTGAAATGGTCGGACTAGCCGGATCTTCTTCTATTCTCGTGAATCTGCTGACAGGAGAACAATATTTGTCCATCCTGCTCCCTGGGCAGATGTTTCGTGAAGCATTCACAGCTCGCAGAATGGCGGGCAGACGACTGTCTCGTACTCTCGAAGACTGCGGGACACTCGTCAACCCACTCATTCCATGGGGGGTAAGTGGTGCATTCTTTACCGCTACCTTGCATGTATCTACAGTGGAATACTTGCCTTACGTCATCTACCTGTGGATCTCGCCAGTTTTGACGTTTCTTTTCGCCATGCGTCGGCAGAAAGCTTAG
- a CDS encoding ATP-binding protein, translating to MKNLLDSGWRSGHLYRSFFDQMMQATFLLDQFGRVFKGNPACQVLNGYSVEEWEGSSFWKLAISEEQEMVRLQTQFAMNGDPRPFFTAFRHKDGTSIPVHITYGAFWEEGTSIGYYAMVQKLPAPFGDSYGSKQCRVLDISGEGAFIFRAGELQYVNQAGMQLVGASGLDELLWYPFQSFFHPRDVPKIKGLIRILEEGETASPIEVELIRLDGSRTEVEVCGTSMTMLDKLSVYILIRDITERKRAQEFLQNSEKLALVGQLAAGIAHEIRNPLTSLKGFVQLMQKDGMRKPEYFSIMSSELARIEMIVSELLVLAKPHTAVFEARDLSNLITHVVTLLETEAILKKVMIQVVFESEVPLIHCDENQLKQAFINFLKNGIEATAGNGEIVIRLRCEDDRVVIRFEDNGVGIPAHQMARLGEAFFTTKETGTGLGLMVSRKIIENHRGTLRLISTPGNGTAVEVCLPISS from the coding sequence ATGAAAAATTTATTGGACAGTGGATGGAGAAGTGGTCATCTCTATCGTTCCTTCTTTGATCAAATGATGCAGGCCACTTTTCTGCTCGATCAATTTGGAAGAGTTTTTAAAGGCAATCCTGCCTGCCAAGTGTTGAATGGCTACTCTGTAGAAGAATGGGAAGGGTCTTCATTTTGGAAGCTGGCTATTTCGGAAGAACAGGAAATGGTACGCCTTCAAACACAATTTGCGATGAATGGTGATCCGAGACCTTTTTTCACCGCTTTTCGTCATAAGGATGGCACAAGCATTCCCGTGCATATTACATATGGAGCCTTTTGGGAGGAAGGGACATCAATTGGGTATTATGCGATGGTACAGAAGCTCCCGGCCCCGTTTGGAGACAGCTATGGTTCCAAACAGTGCAGAGTATTGGATATTTCCGGTGAAGGAGCGTTCATTTTCCGTGCTGGGGAGCTTCAATACGTCAATCAAGCAGGGATGCAACTGGTTGGGGCTTCTGGCTTGGACGAGCTGTTATGGTATCCATTTCAGTCGTTTTTCCATCCCCGTGATGTACCGAAGATCAAGGGGCTCATCCGCATATTGGAAGAAGGGGAAACAGCCTCGCCAATTGAGGTCGAGCTAATCCGTTTGGATGGCAGTCGGACGGAGGTAGAAGTGTGTGGAACATCGATGACGATGTTGGACAAGCTCTCCGTGTACATACTGATTCGGGATATTACGGAACGCAAACGGGCGCAAGAATTTTTGCAAAACTCGGAAAAACTCGCGCTGGTCGGGCAATTGGCGGCAGGAATCGCGCATGAGATACGCAATCCGCTTACCTCGTTAAAAGGCTTTGTGCAATTAATGCAAAAGGATGGCATGAGAAAGCCGGAGTATTTTTCGATCATGAGCTCGGAATTGGCGCGAATTGAGATGATTGTCTCAGAGCTGTTGGTCTTGGCGAAGCCGCATACGGCTGTGTTTGAAGCCCGCGATCTGTCCAACCTGATCACGCATGTGGTTACGCTCTTAGAGACGGAGGCGATTTTGAAAAAGGTCATGATTCAGGTCGTTTTCGAATCGGAGGTTCCCTTGATCCATTGCGATGAGAATCAGTTGAAGCAAGCTTTCATTAACTTTTTGAAAAATGGGATCGAAGCGACCGCAGGGAATGGAGAAATTGTGATTCGACTACGGTGTGAAGATGACCGAGTCGTCATTCGGTTTGAAGACAACGGAGTGGGGATCCCGGCCCATCAGATGGCGAGATTGGGAGAGGCTTTTTTCACGACGAAGGAAACGGGGACGGGCCTGGGGTTGATGGTGAGCCGCAAAATCATCGAGAACCATCGGGGGACTCTGCGGTTGATAAGCACCCCAGGTAACGGAACGGCAGTCGAGGTATGCTTGCCGATCAGCAGCTAG
- a CDS encoding GGDEF domain-containing protein, giving the protein MHEKHDVREAYARQLLERYSQWLGNIEAVELGEVEALSREVDSMLSEQDSVLHAELLKQIVELRNKVTEMMWISEHMKILHDLSHIFAKTFEESKILWKAFELVSRVMRADAFFIAFYDEGDSEIKIPISIDNGVNYGPLTIPYGQAMVSKVIDTRETIHIKTMKNEPSEPEMIRWGSPEIDTNTCIFVPLMLGNQIKGVISAQSYREFAYKKEHEELLKIIGFQVASAIETARLYERMYQMSFQDELTGIANYRAFHRDLEKLLGEEDASVSLIMLDSDSLKTVNDHYGHHAGDALIKQIAEAMKEVAGPEDTAYRYAGDEFMLLCPGSSMEMAEEKAHAIREYLRLRPLTQDDCCILIAVSVGIARYPQDANTADGLKRAADEALYRSKRKGKNCTTVYAAG; this is encoded by the coding sequence ATGCATGAGAAGCACGACGTTAGAGAAGCGTACGCAAGACAGTTGTTGGAGCGTTATAGCCAATGGCTCGGCAACATAGAAGCAGTCGAGCTTGGCGAGGTCGAAGCATTATCTCGTGAGGTAGATAGTATGCTGTCGGAACAGGACAGTGTCTTGCATGCAGAACTGCTGAAGCAGATTGTGGAGCTGCGAAATAAGGTAACCGAAATGATGTGGATCTCCGAGCATATGAAGATTTTGCACGATCTCAGCCACATTTTTGCGAAAACGTTTGAGGAAAGCAAAATTTTGTGGAAAGCATTCGAGCTGGTCTCGCGCGTAATGCGTGCAGATGCTTTCTTTATCGCCTTTTATGATGAAGGCGACAGTGAGATCAAAATTCCGATCAGCATCGATAACGGGGTCAATTATGGTCCGCTCACCATTCCCTATGGGCAAGCGATGGTGTCCAAAGTGATTGATACAAGGGAAACCATCCACATCAAGACGATGAAGAACGAGCCAAGCGAACCAGAAATGATCCGCTGGGGAAGCCCGGAAATTGATACGAATACATGCATTTTCGTTCCACTCATGCTGGGGAATCAGATCAAAGGCGTTATTTCTGCCCAGTCTTATCGCGAGTTTGCTTATAAAAAAGAGCACGAGGAACTACTGAAAATCATTGGTTTTCAGGTAGCAAGTGCTATCGAAACGGCGCGTTTATATGAGCGAATGTACCAGATGTCGTTTCAGGATGAGCTGACAGGGATTGCGAACTATCGTGCTTTCCATCGTGATTTGGAAAAGCTGCTGGGTGAAGAGGATGCGTCTGTCTCTTTGATCATGCTGGATTCAGACAGCTTAAAAACGGTAAACGACCATTATGGTCATCATGCAGGGGACGCACTGATTAAACAAATTGCCGAAGCGATGAAAGAAGTGGCGGGACCAGAGGATACTGCGTATCGTTATGCGGGAGACGAGTTCATGCTGCTCTGCCCCGGATCGTCGATGGAGATGGCGGAGGAAAAAGCGCATGCCATTCGGGAATATTTGCGCTTGCGCCCGTTAACACAGGACGATTGCTGCATCTTGATAGCGGTCAGTGTTGGCATCGCGCGCTACCCTCAAGACGCAAACACGGCAGATGGCTTGAAGCGGGCAGCAGATGAGGCACTGTACCGCTCCAAGCGCAAAGGGAAAAACTGTACGACCGTGTATGCAGCCGGCTAA